In Marispirochaeta aestuarii, the genomic window CGGGGGTACTTCCGTCCTGGAAACTTCCGCCGATGGAGGCCAGAAGCTCGTTATCCCGGGGATTCAGGGTGTAGAGGATGGTCTTCGGCAGCATCTCTTCCATATCCAGGGCATCGAGGAAATTGCGGAGGGGTACTGCGATCTGCCCGTCCGCCATACCGTCCAGTCCCGTATCGGGTCCCAGTTTCCTGAAAAGCCGTGTGTTGTTGTTCCGCAGACAATTCAGGTGAAGCTGCATTACCCAGCCCCGCTTCGCGTTCATCCGTCCGAAGTGGAGCATCAGGGCGGTACGGAATTTGTCCGCCTCTCCGGGGCTGACCTCTCCCCCGCTCTTCGCCTTTTTAAAGATAGCCTCCAGCTCCGCGTCGGAGGCGGGAGCATACACCGGCAGGGTCAGGGCATGGTCGGAGAGACGCCCCCCCATGGAATGGAAAAACTCGTGCCGTTTGTCCAGGGCTGAGAGCAGATCCCCGAAGGAGTCGATGCTCATGGAAGCGGCCGCCCCCAGCCTGGCAAGATATTCGATCCAGGCCTCGCCGGTATCAACCGCCATGGACTTGTCCGGCCGGAAGGCGGGGTACATCTTTGATTTGAAGCTTGCGTCCGCCGCCACAGAGGCGTGGTGCTCAAGGCTGTCCGCTGGATCATCCGTAGTACAGACCGCCTTGACGTTGAAATGTTCCATGATTCCCCGGGCCCGGAACTCATCGCCGGAGACAAGCTTTGCATTGATATCCTCGTAGATGCTTTTGGCAGTCTGAGGATTCAGCAGCTTGCCGCTGATTCCGAAGGGATCCTTCATTTCCATATGGGTCCAGTGGTACAGGGGGTTTCCGATGGTTTTGGGAACCGTCTCCGCCCAGGCGGCGAACTTGTCCCAGTCCGAGGCGTCCCCGGTACAGTTGCGTTCAGCCACACCGTTGGCCCGCATGGCCCGCCACTTGTAATGGTCGCCGTATAGCCAGATTTCAGTCAGGTTCCTGAACTGCTTGTTCTCCGCCACCTGCACAGGGGGCAGATGGCAGTGATAATCGAATATGGGCATATCCGCCGCGTACTGGTGGTATAAAGTACGGGCCGCATCGTTCTGCAGCATGAAATCGTCATCGAGAAACTGTTTTGCCATAGTATACTCCTTTTTTTACTGCCTCAGATATTGTGAACCAGGTAACCGCCGTCCACCGGAATGGAAACGCCCGTTACAAAGCCGGATGCTTTTTCGCTGCACAGAAAGAGCAGAGCCCCGGCAAGCTCCTGGACCTCGCCGAAACGGCCGAAGGGAGTATGGTCGATGATGGCCTGCCCTCTGGCGGTCAGATTTCCCGTGGCTTCGTCCATCAGGAGGGCCTTGTTCTGCTTGCCCACAAAGAAACCCGGTGCAATGGCGTTGACCCGGATACCGTCGGGGGCGAACTCCCGGGCACCGGCCATGGTAAGGTTCAGGACCGCCATCTTGGCGGCGCCATAGGCGTGGGTTCCGGAAAGGGGAATGTAGCTGGTCATGGAAGTCAGGTTGATTATGCTCCCCTTGATCTTCTTCTCTTTCCACTTCTTTACAAAAACCTTGGTGGGAACCATAAGACCGGCTACCAGATTGAGGTGAAGGACCTCTTCGAAGGTCTTCATGTCGACGTCCACCCAGTCGGATTTTCCCCGGTTGCCTCCCGCGGCGTTAATCAGTACATCCACGGAACCGAACTGTTTCTCCGTCTCTTCATAGGCTTCAGCTACAGCTGCCTCGTCGCCCGCATCGGCCTTGACCCGCTGCAGCTGGTCCTTCAAACCCGTAGCCCTGGCAAGCTTATCCAGGTTCTCGTCGATGGAGGGATACCGGTGACCCCAGAGTGAAACATTGGCCCCCGCCTGAAGCAGGGCTTCACCCATGGCGTAGGCGATGTTTCCGCCGCCGCCGGTAATTACGGCGGTTTTTCCTTTTAAACTGAACATCTCTTCCAAATAATTCATAATCCGTTCCTTAAAGTTAATTTTATCCCCCGGACTTCACGTCCGGGGTCGGTATCCGGGCTTAAGCGCTGTTTTCAGCCGGGTAGTCGGCAATCAGAACATCGATTTCCGCCGCCCGCATATTTTCCTCTCCGGAGAAATCCCTGTCGGTAATCAGTACATCCACCCCGTCGGCCCGGGCAAAGACCGAAAACGCGGTGTACTCGAACTTCGACGAATCCGCCAGGATTACCCGCCGTTCGGAAACCTCCAGGGCACGCTGCTTGAGCTGGGCCTCCAGGATATTCTGGGACGAAAATACCCCCGCGGCGGAAAAGCCGGTGGCCCCCATAAAACAGGTCCCGATCTGAAAGTCCCGCAGGTTCTCTATGGCTGTCGGCCCGAGAAAACTGCCGGCCTCCTTGTGATAGGCTCCCCCCACGGCGATCAGGCTTATTCCCGGTCTGTCCGCCAGGCGGTTCATCACGTCGATGGAGTTGGTGACTACCCGCAGGGCAATATCCGCCACCGCCTCGGCAAAGAGCATGCAGGTGGACCCGGAATCTATGTAGATGGTGTCCCCTTCCCTGACCAGTTCCGCCGCCCTGGCGGCTATGGCGAGTTTCTTTTCCCGGTTCTCGTTGCGCCGCATGTTCAGGGTCCGCCGAAATCTGCGGTCCTCCGCCAGCTCTGCTCCCCCGTGGGTGCGGATCAGAAAGCCCATCTCCTCCAGGGTTGTCAGATCCTTGCGGATGGTAACCTCGGAAACCTTCAGCCTCGCGGTAAGATCTCCCACGCTGACGGAGCGTAATCGGGAGAGGATGGTAAGTATTTCATCGTGCCGTCTGTTGGCTGGCATTTCGTTTCCTTTCGGTTTCTACAGTAGTACGCAATACGGTGGGTGTCAATGAGAAAATGTAAGGGTTTACAAAACTTGACACAGCCCCGTTGACATAGTACAAGTTTCATTACAGACTGATAAACGTAAGCGTACAAAACTATCGTATCCCGCCGGTCTTGTACCGTCAAGGAGGAATAATGAGCGACCCAGTACAGGAATTAAAGGATTTCAAACCCCGGAAGGAGTTCTTCGTCGGTATCGATTCCGATGGCTGCGCCTTCGACTCCATGGAGATCAAACACAAGGAGTGTTTCTGCCCCCAGTTCATCTACCACTTTGGTCTGCAGTCGGTCTCCAAATACGCCCGGGAGGTATGGGAGTTTGTAAATCTCTACTCCAAAAACAGGGGCTGTAACCGCTTCATGGCTATCCAGTACGCCACAGAGCTTCTTGCCGCTCGTAAAGAGGTAAAAGACCGCCACGCCGAGGTTCCGGTGCTCAAGGACCTGGCGGACTGGTGCAAACGGGAGACGAAACTCGGGAATCCCGCCTTCCTGGCGGAGGTGGAACGGAACCCCTCCGACGAGATGAAGATGATCAAAGCCTGGTCCCTGGGGGTCAACGAAACCATCGCCTGGTTCGTCAAAAACGTTCCTCCCTACCCTCTGGTTGAAGAGAGCCTTCAGAAAATGACCGAAAAAGCCGACGCCCTCGTCGTCAGCCAGACCCCCACCGAAGCCCTGGAAAGGGAATGGGGTGAACACGGTATAGACAAGTATGTCCGAATGATCGCCGGTCAGGAACGGGGAACCAAAACGGAACACATCAGGTTCGCCGCCGGCGGAAAGTATCCTGCGGAAAAAATCCTGATGATCGGGGATGCACCGGGGGACTACAAGGCAGCCAAGGCAAACGACGCTCTCTTCTTCCCCATCAACCCCGGACACGAAGAGGCGAGCTGGGAAAAGCTCTACAATGAGGGACTGGACCGCTTTTTTGCCGGGACCTTTGCCGGGAGCTACCAGGAGGAACTTCTGAGGGAGTTTGATCAGTACCTCCCCGAGAAGCCCGGCTGGAATTAGGGCCGAAAGGAGAGAGGAGAAATGCTCTATTACGCCGCAGGCTCAGAAGACAGGGTTATTTCCGATGATGAACTCAAAAGCATCGTCGAAAGCACCTTAAAGAAACTGGGGAACCCGAAGAAAGTCCTCGCCCTTCCCCCGGACATGAGCCGCTTTCATTCCCAGGCCGGAAAGATTACCACCTTCTTATACGACTACTACGGCAAGGCCCTTACGGACATCATGCCGGCCATCGGAACCCACGCTCCCATGAGCAGGGAGGAGACGGACAGGATGTTTCCGGGTGTTCCCCGGGAACTCTTCCGGGAACACCGCTGGCGAAAGGACCTCTTCACCCTGGGGACGGTTCCCGCTGACTTTGTACGGGAACAGACCGGAGGCAAGCTCGATTTCGACTGGCCCGCCCAGGTAAACAGCCTTCTTGCGGACGGCGGTCATGATCTTATCCTGTCGGTTGGACAGGTGGTCCCCCACGAGGTCATCGGCCTGGCGAACTACAACAAGAACATCTTTGTCGGGACCGGCGGTCAGGAGGGCATTAACAAAAGCCATTTTGTGGGCGCCGTCTACGGAATGGAGAGAATCATGGGAAGGGCGGACAATCCCGTCCGGGCCATTCTGAACTATGCCTCTGAACACTTCGGCGATAAGCTTCCCAAACTGGTCTATATCCTCACGGTTATCGGCAGGGCGGAGGACGGAAGCCTCCCCATCCGGGGCCTTTTTATCGGGGATGATCACGAGTGCTTCTATAAAGCCGCGGAACTCTCCCTGAAGGTCAACTTTACCATGCTCGACAGGCCCATAAAAAAGGCGGTGGTCTATCTGGATCCCGAGGAGTTCAAGAGCACCTGGATCGGGAACAAGAGCATCTATCGTACCCGCATGGCCATAGCCGACGGAGGAGAGCTCATCGTTCTGGCCCCGGGTGTAAAGGAGTTCGGGGAGGACTCTGAAAACGACCGGATCATCCGCAAGTACGGCTACGTTCGTACCAGCGAGGTGCTCCGACTGGTGGATGAGAACGAGGACCTTCAGCAGAACCTGGGGGTCGCAGCCCACCTGATTCACGGTTCTCCCGAGGGGCGTTTCTCCGTAACCTACTGCCCGGGACACTTGAGCCGGGAAGAAATTACCGGGGCGGGTTACAACTACGCCGATATCAATGAGATAACCCGGCGCTACAACCCGGAAAGCCTCAGCGACGGCTGGAACACCCTGCCGGACGGTGAAGAGATCTATTATGTATCCAATCCTGCGGTGGGCCTCTGGGCCGTACCGGAGAGGTTTACTGACAACTGACAGTATTATTACAGAGTAAGAGTATAAGGAGTCATTATGGCGGAAAAAAAAGCGGATATCGGCCTCATCGGCCTGGCGGTTATGGGACAGAACCTTGTCCTCAACATGAACGACAAGGGATTCAAGGTGGCGGTTTTCAATCGGACCGTAAGCAAGGTAGACGATTTCCTGAAAGGTCCGGCCAAAGGCCGGGACACCATCTACGGTGCCCACTCCGTGGAGGAGTTTGTAGCTCATCTGGAACGTCCCCGGAAGGTCATGCTGATGGTAAAGGCGGGAGATGTTGTGGACAGCTTCATCGAAATGGTCCTGCCCCACCTTGAAGAGGGAGACCTGATTATTGACGGCGGGAACTCCCATTTTCCCGACACCATTCGCCGCACCAAAGCCCTGGCGGATAAGGGGATTCTCTATATCGGCACCGGCGTATCCGGTGGTGAAGAGGGAGCACGCCTGGGACCATCAATGATGCCCGGGGGCAACAAGAAAGCCTGGCCCCTGGTCAAGAACATTTTCCAGTCCATCGCCGCCAAAACCGACGACGGAGAACCCTGCTGCGACTGGGTCGGCGAAGACGGTGCCGGTCACTACGTGAAGATGGTCCACAACGGTATTGAGTACGGAGATATGCAGCTGATCTGCGAAGCCTACATGCTTATGAAGAATGCCTTAGGGATGGATGCCGACGAGATGCACGAGGTATTCAAGGAGTGGAACACCGGAGACCTGGACTCCTACCTGGTGCAGATAACCCGGGATATCCTGGCCTTCAAGGATGAGGACGGATCGGCCCTGGTGGAAAAGATTCTGGATACCGCCGGGCAGAAAGGTACCGGCAAGTGGACGGGAGTCAGCTCCCTGGATCTGGGGGTACCGGTAACCCTGATCGGCGAAGCGGTTTTTGCCCGCTGTCTTTCCGCCATGAAGGAGGAACGGGTGGAAGCCGGCAAGGTGCTTTCCGGACCGGATACCAGATTCTCCGGCGACAGGGCCACCTTTATTGAAGACATAAAGAAGGCCCTCCTGGCGAGCAAGATCATCTCCTACACCCAGGGCTATATGCTGATGCGGGAAGCTGCCAGGGAATACGGATGGAACCTGAACTACGGCGGAATCGCCCTCATGTGGAGGGGCGGATGCATTATCCGTTCCGTCTTCCTGGGACGCATCAAGGAGGCCTTCGACAAGAAGGCGGACCTGAACAACCTGCTCATGGATGACTGGTTCAAGAACAAGATCGACGAGTGCCAGGCCTCCTGGCGTAGGGTCGTCGCCAAGGCCGTTGAACTGGGGATTCCCACCCCGGCCTTCTCCACCGCTCTGGCTTTTTACGACGGATACCGGAACGACCGGCTTCCCGCCAACCTGCTCCAGGCCCAGCGGGACTACTTCGGGGCCCACACCTACGAACGCGTGGACAAGCCCCGGGGCCAGTTTTTCCACACAAACTGGACCGGAACCGGCGGAGACGTTTCCGCCAGTACCTATAACGTGTAGCAGAATCCGTATACAGTGATAGCAGCCGCCGGGACCCCCCGGCGGTTTTTTTTGGCGCTGTACCGGTTCAAATTTTCCTTAAGAAATTCATCGAAAAATTTGACTTCCGGAATACGATGGACTACATTGATGGTGTTGGATGTTTCTTGTTATAAGGAGGCACCGATGGAACAACCGCCTGTAAGGACAGGCCGGGATCAGCCCCGGCATTCGGATCGTGTTGGTAGATTCTAATTTTATCAAACGGGAGGCGCCTATAGAAATACACTATAGAGTGGCTTACCGAAGAGGTAATTTCGAACTCCTTTTGGAGTAACAAAACGAAATACCGGTTCCTTGCAGATTACAGGAACGATATTTACAAGCCGGCTTCAGGCCGGCTTTTTTTTATATAGATCCATGCGGATTTTTTGCATTCCCCCGGGTATCTGCATATAATTGTAAATACCAATGAACGAAAGAGATCGACAGGAACGGCGGCTCCGCAGAATTGAGGGCTTCCTTTACAGGATCAGTGTATTCCGCCACAGTAAACCTGTTTCACAGACAGGGCAAAAGCACTCCTTCTTTATCGGGCCACACAGGGCCCAGGCCGTGGATTTTGCCTCGGAGGATCTTAAAAAATACAGAAAGGCCCATCGGAATTAATATCAGCGCAGGTGTACTTCCGTCCCGGTTTCGTCCTTCCAGAGAGAAGCAAAACCTTCAGCGACCTCCCCGTCTCCCGGAACGATAATTACAAGCCCCAGAACCGGGGACTCCCCCTCCCGGTGATCGCAGACCAGGTTTTCGTCCACACAGTCGACGAGAAAGTAACCACCCTTCCGTGCGGGGAGTGCGCCTTTAATCCGGAAGGCTTTCTGCGCCGC contains:
- the gnd gene encoding decarboxylating NADP(+)-dependent phosphogluconate dehydrogenase — encoded protein: MAEKKADIGLIGLAVMGQNLVLNMNDKGFKVAVFNRTVSKVDDFLKGPAKGRDTIYGAHSVEEFVAHLERPRKVMLMVKAGDVVDSFIEMVLPHLEEGDLIIDGGNSHFPDTIRRTKALADKGILYIGTGVSGGEEGARLGPSMMPGGNKKAWPLVKNIFQSIAAKTDDGEPCCDWVGEDGAGHYVKMVHNGIEYGDMQLICEAYMLMKNALGMDADEMHEVFKEWNTGDLDSYLVQITRDILAFKDEDGSALVEKILDTAGQKGTGKWTGVSSLDLGVPVTLIGEAVFARCLSAMKEERVEAGKVLSGPDTRFSGDRATFIEDIKKALLASKIISYTQGYMLMREAAREYGWNLNYGGIALMWRGGCIIRSVFLGRIKEAFDKKADLNNLLMDDWFKNKIDECQASWRRVVAKAVELGIPTPAFSTALAFYDGYRNDRLPANLLQAQRDYFGAHTYERVDKPRGQFFHTNWTGTGGDVSASTYNV
- the uxaC gene encoding glucuronate isomerase, with amino-acid sequence MAKQFLDDDFMLQNDAARTLYHQYAADMPIFDYHCHLPPVQVAENKQFRNLTEIWLYGDHYKWRAMRANGVAERNCTGDASDWDKFAAWAETVPKTIGNPLYHWTHMEMKDPFGISGKLLNPQTAKSIYEDINAKLVSGDEFRARGIMEHFNVKAVCTTDDPADSLEHHASVAADASFKSKMYPAFRPDKSMAVDTGEAWIEYLARLGAAASMSIDSFGDLLSALDKRHEFFHSMGGRLSDHALTLPVYAPASDAELEAIFKKAKSGGEVSPGEADKFRTALMLHFGRMNAKRGWVMQLHLNCLRNNNTRLFRKLGPDTGLDGMADGQIAVPLRNFLDALDMEEMLPKTILYTLNPRDNELLASIGGSFQDGSTPGKIQLGTAWWYNDQKEGMLSQMSALANIGLLSRFVGMITDSRSFLSYPRHDYFRRILCNMVGTWVEEGEAPRDMDLLGGMIADISYNNARNYFGMEID
- a CDS encoding DeoR/GlpR family DNA-binding transcription regulator, which produces MPANRRHDEILTILSRLRSVSVGDLTARLKVSEVTIRKDLTTLEEMGFLIRTHGGAELAEDRRFRRTLNMRRNENREKKLAIAARAAELVREGDTIYIDSGSTCMLFAEAVADIALRVVTNSIDVMNRLADRPGISLIAVGGAYHKEAGSFLGPTAIENLRDFQIGTCFMGATGFSAAGVFSSQNILEAQLKQRALEVSERRVILADSSKFEYTAFSVFARADGVDVLITDRDFSGEENMRAAEIDVLIADYPAENSA
- a CDS encoding SDR family oxidoreductase yields the protein MNYLEEMFSLKGKTAVITGGGGNIAYAMGEALLQAGANVSLWGHRYPSIDENLDKLARATGLKDQLQRVKADAGDEAAVAEAYEETEKQFGSVDVLINAAGGNRGKSDWVDVDMKTFEEVLHLNLVAGLMVPTKVFVKKWKEKKIKGSIINLTSMTSYIPLSGTHAYGAAKMAVLNLTMAGAREFAPDGIRVNAIAPGFFVGKQNKALLMDEATGNLTARGQAIIDHTPFGRFGEVQELAGALLFLCSEKASGFVTGVSIPVDGGYLVHNI
- a CDS encoding HAD family hydrolase; the protein is MSDPVQELKDFKPRKEFFVGIDSDGCAFDSMEIKHKECFCPQFIYHFGLQSVSKYAREVWEFVNLYSKNRGCNRFMAIQYATELLAARKEVKDRHAEVPVLKDLADWCKRETKLGNPAFLAEVERNPSDEMKMIKAWSLGVNETIAWFVKNVPPYPLVEESLQKMTEKADALVVSQTPTEALEREWGEHGIDKYVRMIAGQERGTKTEHIRFAAGGKYPAEKILMIGDAPGDYKAAKANDALFFPINPGHEEASWEKLYNEGLDRFFAGTFAGSYQEELLREFDQYLPEKPGWN
- a CDS encoding nickel-dependent lactate racemase family protein, translated to MLYYAAGSEDRVISDDELKSIVESTLKKLGNPKKVLALPPDMSRFHSQAGKITTFLYDYYGKALTDIMPAIGTHAPMSREETDRMFPGVPRELFREHRWRKDLFTLGTVPADFVREQTGGKLDFDWPAQVNSLLADGGHDLILSVGQVVPHEVIGLANYNKNIFVGTGGQEGINKSHFVGAVYGMERIMGRADNPVRAILNYASEHFGDKLPKLVYILTVIGRAEDGSLPIRGLFIGDDHECFYKAAELSLKVNFTMLDRPIKKAVVYLDPEEFKSTWIGNKSIYRTRMAIADGGELIVLAPGVKEFGEDSENDRIIRKYGYVRTSEVLRLVDENEDLQQNLGVAAHLIHGSPEGRFSVTYCPGHLSREEITGAGYNYADINEITRRYNPESLSDGWNTLPDGEEIYYVSNPAVGLWAVPERFTDN